A stretch of Henckelia pumila isolate YLH828 chromosome 4, ASM3356847v2, whole genome shotgun sequence DNA encodes these proteins:
- the LOC140860668 gene encoding F-box protein At1g80960-like, which translates to MTNQSRRVRRKGAVPSRKMASKCERVDRISKLPDDILVSVISRLTVAEATSTSILSTRWRHLHTLIHRLVFCPSQQQISRIRKKHPKKLLAQIKEFTEYMKVIDGVLDSYVGILEEFRVDLPCLLGANMNKWLQFALERKVESIGIHIMSNNKLTTRDPHALMRYGGYYHFPRSALRNNAVVPGLESLKQLSLRGVHVQERDVSLFLLSLTGLESLSISFSEKLRKVRALGHSKLKILYISSCKNVESIEVSDMNNLASLICPDLGRFDQLRYQVLMPQLKLNNLPNLIHFEISDRRDQSLIDILPTIPSCIRNQLLHLKLTTDPSFIRLTSLENYKFHRFENLKHLELDIFMQCNKYSVRRLIPMISACPLLETIEIKVSD; encoded by the exons ATGACAAATCAAAGTAGGAGAGTGCGGCGGAAAGGTGCAGTACCATCGAGAAAGATG GCCAGTAAGTGCGAAAGGGTGGACAGGATCAGCAAATTGCcggatgatattcttgtctccGTGATCTCTAGGTTGACAGTGGCAGAGGCTACGTCCACCAGCATCCTTTCGACTCGCTGGCGGCACCTTCACACCCTCATCCATCGTCTCGTTTTCTGCCCATCTCAACAACAAATCTCGAGAATCAGGAAAAAACATCCTAAAAAATTACTTGCTCAGATCAAGGAATTCACAGAATACATGAAAGTTATAGATGGCGTCTTGGACTCGTACGTTGGGATTTTGGAAGAATTCAGAGTGGATTTACCTTGTTTGCTGGGAGCAAATATGAACAAGTGGCTCCAATTCGCTTTGGAAAGAAAAGTTGAAAGCATTGGCATACACATTATGAGTAACAACAAATTAACTACTAGGGATCCTCATGCTTTAATGCGATATGGGGGATATTACCATTTTCCTCGTTCCGCCTTGAGGAACAATGCAGTAGTACCTGGCCTAGAATCTCTCAAACAACTGTCTTTGCGAGGAGTTCATGTCCAAGAGAGAGATGTGAGCCTTTTTCTGTTATCCTTAACTGGACTCGAAAGCCTTTCCATCTCATTTTCTGAAAAGTTGAGAAAAGTAAGGGCCTTGGGGCATTCCAAGTTGAAGATATTGTACATCTCTTCATGTAAAAATGTTGAATCTATTGAGGTTAGTGACATGAACAACCTAGCGTCCTTAATCTGTCCTGATTTGGGACGGTTTGACCAGTTGAGATACCAAGTACTCATGCCTCAGCTGAAGCTCAACAATCTCCCAAACCTTATCCACTTTGAAATATCTGATCGACGGGATCAGTCACTGATAGATATCTTGCCTACAATCCCATCTTGTATTCGCAACCAGCTCTTGCATCTAAAGCTCACAACGGACCCAAGTTTTATACGACTAACT AGCCTGGAGAACTACAAGTTCCACAGATTTGAAAATCTGAAACATCTTGAGCTAGACATTTtcatgcaatgcaacaaatatTCCGTCCGTCGACTCATTCCTATGATCTCCGCATGTCCTCTATTGGAGACTATTGAGATAAAAGTAAGTGACTAG